From a region of the Solanum stenotomum isolate F172 chromosome 2, ASM1918654v1, whole genome shotgun sequence genome:
- the LOC125856570 gene encoding classical arabinogalactan protein 5-like — MAYSKIIVVAFMFAFVTGSAFAQAPGASPVASPKPSPVPVSKPPTPVVTPISAPSVSPAASSPSDSPVSSPPAPPTVDTPASAPSAGGALAPSIGATPSGSPTSSPNAASLNRVAVAGSAVVAIFAASLMF, encoded by the coding sequence ATGGCTTACTCGAAGATAATCGTCGTTGCTTTCATGTTCGCTTTTGTTACCGGATCTGCTTTTGCTCAAGCTCCGGGAGCTTCTCCGGTAGCTTCACCAAAACCATCTCCGGTGCCGGTATCAAAACCTCCAACTCCTGTTGTTACACCAATATCTGCTCCTTCAGTATCTCCTGCTGCTAGTTCGCCTTCTGATTCTCCAGTTTCATCTCCACCAGCTCCACCAACCGTAGACACTCCGGCGTCTGCTCCTTCCGCCGGCGGTGCTCTTGCTCCATCCATCGGCGCTACTCCAAGCGGTTCTCCAACTTCCTCTCCAAATGCTGCATCCTTGAACAGAGTCGCTGTTGCTGGATCTGCCGTTGTAGCGATCTTCGCTGCGTCTTTGATGTTTTAG